From Hippoglossus stenolepis isolate QCI-W04-F060 chromosome 6, HSTE1.2, whole genome shotgun sequence, a single genomic window includes:
- the ppdpfb gene encoding pancreatic progenitor cell differentiation and proliferation factor B — MAAIPAGGSLVATTDYYRRRIGSTSSSSSCGSSEFSGEVIPHHPGLPKQDSGHWWSSFFFGKQPGMTPLTEEAQLKAGVPGAVTNGQITCVAREMVMHRQVSESSDAGSPASS; from the exons ATGGCAGCGATTCCAGCGGGCGGTTCTCTTGTGGCAACAACTGACTACTACCGAA GGCGCATCGGCTCTacgtccagcagcagctcttgtGGCAGTTCAGAGTTCAGCGGGGAGGTCATCCCTCACCACCCAG GACTCCCCAAGCAGGACTCTGGACACTGGTGGTCCAGCTTCTTCTTTGGGAAGCAGCCAGGGATGACCCCTCTGACGGAGGAGGCACAGCTGAA GGCGGGGGTTCCGGGTGCGGTGACGAACGGTCAGATCACCTGCGTTGCCAGGGAGATGGTGATGCACCGCCAGGTGAGTGAGAGCAGCGACGCAGgaagccccgcctcctcctga